The following are encoded together in the Robertmurraya sp. FSL R5-0851 genome:
- the pknB gene encoding Stk1 family PASTA domain-containing Ser/Thr kinase, translated as MLIGKRLSGRYKVLEMIGGGGMANVYLAHDMILDRDVAVKVLRLDFSNDEEFIRRFHREAQSATSLAHPNIVSIYDVGEEDSIYYIVMEYVEGQTLKQYIQQQLSLHVADAINIMKQLTSAISHAHQNHIVHRDIKPHNILIDREGNVKITDFGIAMAMSATSITQTNSVLGSVHYLSPEQARGGMANRKSDIYSLGIVMFELLTGRLPFSGESAVSIALKHLQSETPSLRRWNPKIPQSVENIVLKATAKDPFHRYDSVEDMEMDLVTALDPDRIDEPKFALPIDDDATKAIPVITADQYQTFDETLVHSKEHPVLQHTTDKDGDKKKKKKRKWPIVLVSIFLILVILAVLTVTVLPKLLGPKDVLVPDVSGKELDEAMEVLQEQGLKIGETIEVTDEEVEEGLIIKTNPKEGKTVKEGQEVDLYLSIGKEKWTLLDYTGRQYDDVIDLLEARGFKDITKTEVYDDSAPVGQIISQNPSSGEEIIPAETELEFTVSKGPQLIKLKDLSDYNEKGIQEYAHSSGLNIQIASDGEYSDTVAEGLVVSQNPSAGTDLRKGSTVTVVLSKGKEAIPKTVQKEITIPYEPLVEGTPQVVQIYIEDMDHNISEPVQTFEITQTETRTIQLIIAPNQQGAYRVQRDGDVIDEQPVPYPTN; from the coding sequence ATGCTAATTGGGAAGCGTTTAAGCGGCCGCTACAAAGTGCTTGAGATGATAGGTGGCGGCGGAATGGCCAATGTTTATCTTGCTCATGATATGATCTTAGATCGAGACGTGGCTGTTAAGGTACTAAGACTTGATTTTTCAAATGACGAGGAATTTATTCGACGTTTTCACCGAGAAGCACAATCAGCAACTAGCTTGGCCCATCCGAACATTGTTAGTATATACGATGTTGGTGAAGAAGATTCTATCTATTATATTGTTATGGAGTATGTGGAGGGCCAAACTCTCAAACAATACATACAACAGCAGCTATCGTTACACGTAGCTGATGCCATTAATATTATGAAGCAGTTAACCTCCGCTATTTCTCATGCTCATCAAAATCATATTGTTCACAGAGATATTAAACCACATAATATATTAATTGATCGCGAAGGAAATGTGAAAATTACGGATTTTGGCATTGCTATGGCAATGAGTGCAACCAGTATAACGCAAACCAATTCAGTGCTTGGCTCCGTCCATTATTTATCTCCAGAACAAGCAAGAGGTGGAATGGCAAACCGTAAATCGGATATCTATTCTCTTGGAATTGTCATGTTTGAGTTGTTAACAGGAAGGCTTCCATTTTCAGGTGAATCAGCCGTTTCAATTGCTTTGAAACATTTACAATCGGAAACACCTTCATTAAGAAGATGGAATCCAAAAATTCCACAAAGTGTGGAAAATATTGTATTGAAGGCGACGGCAAAGGATCCTTTTCATCGATATGATAGTGTAGAAGATATGGAGATGGATTTAGTAACCGCACTTGATCCTGATCGAATCGATGAGCCGAAGTTTGCTCTTCCGATCGATGATGATGCTACCAAGGCAATTCCAGTCATTACCGCGGATCAATACCAAACATTTGATGAGACACTTGTACATAGTAAAGAGCATCCTGTTCTTCAACACACTACTGACAAAGACGGAGATAAAAAGAAGAAAAAGAAGAGAAAATGGCCTATTGTACTCGTATCTATCTTTCTCATATTGGTTATCCTTGCCGTATTAACTGTAACGGTTTTACCAAAATTATTAGGACCAAAAGATGTGCTTGTTCCTGATGTATCTGGTAAAGAGTTAGATGAAGCTATGGAAGTCCTTCAGGAGCAAGGGTTAAAAATTGGTGAAACAATTGAAGTTACAGATGAAGAGGTAGAGGAAGGCCTCATCATAAAAACAAACCCTAAGGAAGGGAAAACGGTAAAAGAAGGGCAGGAAGTGGACCTTTATTTAAGTATTGGTAAAGAGAAATGGACATTGCTAGATTATACCGGACGTCAATATGATGATGTAATTGATTTATTAGAAGCAAGGGGCTTTAAAGACATTACAAAAACAGAAGTTTACGATGATTCAGCCCCTGTGGGACAAATCATCTCTCAGAATCCATCTAGCGGGGAAGAAATTATTCCTGCAGAAACGGAACTGGAATTTACCGTTAGTAAGGGGCCGCAGCTAATAAAGCTCAAGGATCTTTCAGATTATAATGAAAAAGGAATTCAAGAGTACGCACATTCCTCTGGATTAAATATTCAGATCGCAAGTGACGGCGAATATAGCGATACGGTGGCTGAAGGATTAGTTGTCTCCCAAAATCCTTCTGCAGGTACAGATTTACGAAAAGGGTCTACAGTAACCGTAGTCCTTTCTAAAGGAAAAGAAGCGATTCCGAAAACCGTACAAAAGGAAATTACCATTCCTTATGAACCTTTAGTGGAAGGGACTCCGCAAGTTGTCCAAATTTATATAGAGGATATGGATCACAATATATCAGAACCGGTACAAACCTTTGAAATTACACAAACTGAGACTCGGACTATACAGTTAATTATTGCTCCTAATCAACAGGGCGCATACAGAGTGCAAAGGGATGGTGATGTTATCGATGAACAACCGGTACCATACCCGACAAATTAA
- the rsgA gene encoding ribosome small subunit-dependent GTPase A, which yields MPEGKIIKALSGFYYVLTDDNQVIQCRGRGVFRLNKVTPLVGDEVVFQAENETEGYILEVKDRKNELVRPPISNVDQAILVFSAVEPDFSTALLDRFLVLVEFNRIKPIICITKMDLTSSDEKAMMETYRNQYTNAGYEVILTSSETEGGLEQLLPHLKGVISVFAGQSGVGKSSLLNAIRPDLELKTNDISSHLGRGKHTTRHVELIKIGEGLVADTPGFSSLEFTDIEVEDLNYCFPDIEKLSEDCKFRGCLHLKEPKCAVKEAVSNGELPEYRYEHYELFVQEIKERKPRY from the coding sequence ATGCCAGAAGGCAAAATTATAAAAGCACTTAGTGGGTTCTATTATGTTCTCACAGATGATAATCAAGTGATTCAGTGCAGAGGAAGAGGGGTATTTCGCTTAAATAAAGTGACCCCTCTTGTAGGCGATGAAGTCGTTTTCCAAGCAGAAAATGAAACTGAGGGCTATATTTTAGAAGTAAAGGATCGAAAAAATGAACTGGTAAGACCCCCGATATCTAATGTCGATCAAGCGATATTAGTATTTTCGGCTGTTGAGCCTGATTTTAGCACCGCGTTGCTCGACCGCTTTTTAGTTTTAGTTGAATTTAACCGTATCAAGCCAATTATTTGTATTACAAAGATGGATTTAACTAGTTCCGATGAAAAAGCAATGATGGAAACATACCGTAATCAATATACGAACGCGGGCTATGAAGTGATTTTAACCTCATCAGAAACCGAGGGTGGGTTAGAGCAGCTGCTTCCTCATTTAAAAGGAGTTATATCCGTATTCGCCGGTCAGTCTGGGGTTGGAAAATCTTCGCTATTAAATGCAATCAGACCAGATTTAGAACTTAAGACAAACGATATATCCTCACATCTCGGTCGAGGAAAACATACAACAAGACATGTTGAATTAATAAAAATTGGGGAAGGGTTAGTTGCAGATACTCCTGGTTTCAGTTCACTGGAATTCACGGATATTGAGGTGGAGGACTTAAACTATTGCTTCCCTGATATTGAAAAGTTAAGTGAAGACTGTAAGTTTCGGGGCTGTCTTCACTTAAAGGAACCAAAATGTGCGGTAAAGGAAGCGGTGAGTAACGGAGAGCTTCCTGAGTATCGATATGAGCATTATGAGCTTTTTGTACAAGAAATTAAAGAGAGAAAGCCGAGGTATTAA
- the rpe gene encoding ribulose-phosphate 3-epimerase — protein sequence MVKVAPSILSADFSKLGEEIKDVERGGADYIHVDVMDGHFVPNITIGPLIVEAIRPITKLPLDVHLMIENPDQYIEAFANAGADYLTVHVEACKHLHRTIHYIKSFGVKAGVVLNPATPVQTIEHVIDDIDMVLLMTVNPGFGGQKFIEQVLPKIRQVKELVDKKGLSVEIEVDGGVNEETARKCVEAGANVLVAGSAIYNERDRKKAIEKIRG from the coding sequence ATGGTGAAAGTTGCGCCCTCCATACTATCAGCTGATTTTTCAAAACTGGGAGAAGAAATTAAAGATGTAGAACGAGGGGGAGCAGATTATATCCATGTTGATGTCATGGATGGTCATTTTGTTCCCAATATTACGATTGGTCCTCTGATTGTAGAAGCGATTCGTCCAATCACGAAACTTCCGCTTGATGTACATTTAATGATCGAAAATCCGGATCAGTATATTGAGGCATTTGCTAATGCAGGAGCCGATTATCTTACTGTTCATGTAGAAGCTTGTAAGCATCTACATCGGACTATCCACTATATTAAATCATTTGGAGTCAAAGCGGGGGTTGTTCTAAATCCTGCAACACCTGTTCAAACCATTGAGCATGTGATTGATGATATTGATATGGTTCTATTGATGACGGTTAATCCTGGTTTTGGAGGGCAAAAATTTATTGAGCAAGTGCTACCGAAAATAAGACAGGTAAAAGAACTTGTTGATAAAAAAGGGTTATCTGTAGAAATCGAAGTAGATGGTGGAGTGAACGAAGAAACGGCAAGGAAATGTGTAGAAGCTGGTGCGAATGTTCTTGTAGCTGGATCGGCTATATACAACGAAAGAGATAGAAAAAAAGCGATTGAAAAAATAAGAGGATAA
- a CDS encoding thiamine diphosphokinase, protein MEINILAGGPLEHIPSLHSFSGEWVGVDRGVLTLIKEGIFVDKAFGDFDSVMEEELAFIKKHVDELQTFPPEKDETDMELAISWAIKQRPEKIRIFGATGGRLDHFFANIQLLFKPMAFHNTVPIEIIDRQNIISLIQAGTHIIERNDEYKYISFIPFHGEVKGLTLIGFKYPLTLRHIPIHSTLCISNELISDIGTISFSEGILMVIRSRD, encoded by the coding sequence ATGGAGATCAATATATTAGCAGGTGGTCCACTAGAGCATATCCCTTCTCTTCACTCATTCAGTGGAGAGTGGGTTGGTGTGGATCGAGGAGTCCTAACACTAATAAAAGAAGGAATCTTTGTGGATAAAGCCTTTGGTGATTTTGATTCTGTGATGGAAGAAGAACTTGCGTTTATAAAAAAACATGTGGATGAATTACAAACGTTTCCACCAGAAAAAGATGAAACAGATATGGAACTTGCGATATCATGGGCGATAAAGCAAAGGCCGGAAAAAATTCGAATCTTTGGGGCTACGGGTGGAAGGCTGGATCATTTTTTTGCTAATATTCAGTTGCTTTTCAAACCGATGGCTTTTCATAATACAGTCCCGATTGAGATCATTGACCGTCAAAATATCATTTCATTAATCCAAGCAGGTACACATATAATAGAGAGAAATGATGAGTACAAATATATTTCTTTTATTCCTTTTCATGGCGAAGTGAAGGGATTAACCCTTATTGGTTTTAAGTATCCATTAACGCTTCGACATATTCCGATTCATTCCACTCTATGTATTAGCAATGAACTAATTTCTGATATTGGTACTATATCTTTTTCGGAAGGCATATTAATGGTGATAAGGAGTCGCGATTAA
- the spoVM gene encoding stage V sporulation protein SpoVM — protein MRFYTIKLPKFLGGIVRAMLGTFKKG, from the coding sequence ATGAGATTTTACACGATTAAATTGCCGAAATTCTTAGGCGGCATTGTCCGCGCGATGCTGGGTACGTTTAAAAAGGGCTAA
- the rpmB gene encoding 50S ribosomal protein L28 — MPRKCVVTGKGTRSGNARSHAMNANKRTWGANLQKVRILVDGKPKRVWVSARALKSGKVERV, encoded by the coding sequence ATGCCACGTAAATGTGTTGTAACTGGTAAAGGAACTCGTTCAGGTAACGCACGTTCTCATGCTATGAACGCTAACAAGCGTACTTGGGGTGCTAACCTTCAAAAGGTACGTATTCTTGTAGACGGAAAGCCAAAGCGTGTTTGGGTTTCTGCAAGAGCACTTAAATCAGGTAAAGTTGAACGCGTATAA
- a CDS encoding Asp23/Gls24 family envelope stress response protein: MSIELKTNFGQIDISNEVIATIAGGAAVDCYGIVGMASKHQLKDGLTEILRRENFTRGVIVRQENDEVHIDMYIIVSYGTKISEIAHNVQSKVKYTLDKTVGLAVDSVNIYVQGVRVTNP; the protein is encoded by the coding sequence ATGTCCATCGAACTGAAAACAAATTTCGGACAAATTGATATCTCAAATGAAGTAATTGCAACAATCGCTGGAGGAGCAGCTGTTGATTGCTACGGTATAGTAGGAATGGCTTCAAAACATCAACTAAAAGATGGCCTTACGGAAATATTAAGAAGAGAGAATTTTACTAGAGGTGTAATTGTTCGTCAGGAAAATGATGAAGTACATATTGATATGTATATAATTGTTAGCTATGGTACAAAAATTTCTGAGATTGCACATAATGTACAATCAAAAGTGAAATATACCTTAGACAAAACAGTTGGCCTTGCCGTTGACTCAGTTAATATTTACGTTCAAGGTGTTCGCGTCACGAACCCGTAA
- a CDS encoding DAK2 domain-containing protein has protein sequence MSIKSLDGKRFAEMVLQGANHLSSNAKYVDALNVFPVPDGDTGTNMNLSMTSGAKEVRNNVQDHIGKVGIALSKGLLMGARGNSGVILSQLFRGFSKAIETKASINAFEFAASLDAGVITAYKAVMKPVEGTILTVAKDSAKQAIEAAKKSDDIVTIMEAVVAEAKASLKRTPDLLPVLKEVGVVDSGGQGLVFVYEGFLAVLKGEKLPEGPTLASSMDDLVNAEHHKSVQSHMNTEDIEFGYCTEFMVKLDEEKLHSKPFSEQTFRQDLSQHGDSLLVISDDQLVKVHIHAEYPGNVLTYAQTYGSLVNLKIENMREQHTNLLSDSNEKASAPAKPKEKLEYGIVTVSMGSGIAELFKSIGAHAVIEGGQTMNPSTEDIVKAIKEVNAKKVIILPNNKNIIMAAEQAAEVTEEDAIVIPSKTVPQGMSALLAFNPGADLEGNKAGMTEALQNVKTGQITYAVRDTSIDSLEIEKDDFMGIAEGKIVVKDKDKVVSATKLLDQLLDEDSEILTILKGEDATDTDVDAIVEFVEANYGDVEIEIHDGKQPLYAFIFSVE, from the coding sequence GTGTCAATTAAATCTTTAGATGGAAAACGTTTCGCTGAAATGGTGTTACAAGGAGCGAATCACTTGTCCTCTAATGCAAAATATGTGGATGCACTGAACGTGTTTCCCGTTCCAGATGGTGATACTGGAACAAATATGAACTTATCAATGACTTCTGGAGCAAAAGAAGTTAGAAATAATGTTCAAGACCATATTGGAAAGGTTGGTATTGCGCTTTCCAAAGGATTGCTGATGGGTGCAAGAGGAAACTCAGGCGTTATTTTATCTCAGCTTTTCCGAGGCTTTTCAAAAGCAATCGAAACAAAAGCTAGCATCAATGCATTTGAATTTGCCGCTTCTCTTGATGCAGGAGTGATTACTGCTTATAAAGCGGTGATGAAGCCTGTCGAAGGAACTATTTTAACGGTTGCAAAAGACTCTGCGAAGCAAGCAATTGAAGCAGCGAAAAAATCAGATGATATCGTTACAATTATGGAGGCAGTCGTTGCAGAAGCAAAGGCATCCTTAAAGCGTACACCTGATCTTCTACCGGTTTTAAAGGAAGTAGGAGTGGTTGATAGTGGCGGTCAAGGACTTGTGTTTGTGTATGAAGGCTTCCTAGCGGTACTAAAGGGAGAAAAATTACCTGAAGGTCCTACACTAGCATCCTCAATGGATGACCTAGTCAATGCAGAACATCACAAGAGTGTACAAAGCCATATGAACACGGAAGACATCGAGTTTGGCTATTGTACAGAATTTATGGTCAAGTTGGACGAAGAGAAACTTCACTCTAAACCATTTAGCGAGCAAACCTTCCGTCAAGATTTAAGTCAGCACGGTGATTCACTATTGGTAATATCTGATGACCAGCTTGTCAAAGTACATATTCATGCAGAGTATCCAGGAAATGTGCTAACGTATGCACAAACCTATGGAAGCTTAGTGAACCTTAAAATAGAAAATATGCGTGAGCAGCATACGAATTTGTTGTCCGATTCCAATGAGAAAGCAAGTGCTCCTGCAAAGCCAAAGGAAAAGCTAGAGTACGGGATTGTAACCGTTTCAATGGGTTCAGGCATTGCAGAATTGTTTAAGAGTATCGGTGCACATGCAGTTATAGAGGGTGGACAAACGATGAATCCAAGTACGGAGGATATCGTTAAGGCCATTAAAGAAGTGAATGCAAAAAAAGTAATTATTTTGCCGAACAACAAAAACATCATCATGGCAGCTGAACAAGCAGCAGAAGTAACTGAAGAAGATGCGATTGTTATCCCTTCTAAAACTGTACCACAAGGAATGTCTGCTTTACTCGCCTTTAACCCAGGTGCAGACCTAGAAGGCAATAAAGCGGGCATGACGGAAGCTCTACAAAATGTTAAAACAGGTCAAATTACTTATGCTGTGCGTGACACAAGTATCGATAGTCTTGAGATTGAAAAAGATGATTTCATGGGAATTGCCGAGGGGAAAATAGTTGTAAAGGATAAAGATAAAGTGGTCTCTGCAACGAAACTCCTAGATCAGCTTCTTGATGAAGACTCGGAGATTTTGACAATCTTAAAAGGTGAAGATGCAACAGACACGGATGTAGATGCGATAGTCGAGTTTGTAGAAGCAAATTACGGCGATGTTGAAATCGAGATTCATGATGGAAAACAACCGTTATATGCATTCATTTTTTCAGTTGAATAA
- the sdaAB gene encoding L-serine ammonia-lyase, iron-sulfur-dependent subunit beta: MKYKSVFDIIGPVMIGPSSSHTAGAARIGRVARSLFGREPKWAKISLYGSFAQTYKGHGTDVAIIGGLLDFDTFDERIIGSITIAQSNGMEITFIEEEAIPDHPNTAKVVIGDDQGELELVGISIGGGKIEITELNGFELRLSGHHPAILVVHNDRFGAIASVSNILASHELNIGHMEVSRKEKGMLALMTIEVDQNIDDSVIKELEALDHVVKVAKIVE, translated from the coding sequence ATGAAGTACAAAAGTGTTTTTGATATTATAGGCCCTGTAATGATTGGTCCTTCCAGCTCACATACAGCAGGGGCTGCACGAATTGGAAGAGTAGCAAGAAGCCTTTTTGGGCGTGAACCAAAGTGGGCAAAGATTTCCCTTTACGGCTCTTTTGCCCAAACATATAAGGGACATGGAACAGATGTAGCGATTATTGGCGGACTATTAGACTTTGATACATTTGATGAACGAATTATTGGGTCCATTACTATTGCACAATCAAACGGAATGGAAATCACATTTATTGAGGAAGAAGCGATTCCCGATCATCCGAATACAGCTAAAGTAGTCATTGGTGACGATCAAGGAGAGTTAGAGTTAGTAGGCATCTCCATTGGCGGTGGCAAAATCGAAATCACAGAGTTAAATGGTTTTGAGCTAAGGTTATCAGGTCATCACCCGGCCATTTTAGTCGTTCATAATGACCGTTTTGGTGCGATTGCTAGTGTTTCTAATATACTAGCTTCACACGAACTAAATATCGGACATATGGAAGTTTCAAGGAAAGAAAAAGGAATGCTTGCGTTAATGACGATTGAAGTGGATCAGAATATTGACGACTCAGTTATTAAAGAATTAGAAGCTCTTGATCATGTGGTAAAAGTTGCCAAAATCGTGGAATAG
- the sdaAA gene encoding L-serine ammonia-lyase, iron-sulfur-dependent, subunit alpha, translated as MFRNVAELVELADTQNKKISEIMIEQEMEVTGRTRKQILKQMDVNLTVMEQAVERGLNGVKSHSGLTGGDAVLLQKYIQSGKSLCGDTILDAVSKAVATNEVNAAMGTICATPTAGSAGVVPGTLFAVRDKLQPTREQMIAFLFTSGAFGFVVANNASISGAAGGCQAEVGSAAGMAAAAIVEMAGGTPAQCAEAMAITLKNMLGLVCDPVAGLVEVPCVKRNAMGAANAMVAADMALAGITSRIPCDEVIDAMYKIGQTMPIALKETAQGGLAATPTGRRLEAKIFGIPHVHGEQQQ; from the coding sequence ATGTTTCGCAATGTCGCAGAGCTAGTTGAGCTCGCTGATACACAAAATAAAAAAATATCAGAGATTATGATTGAGCAAGAAATGGAAGTTACCGGTCGGACACGAAAACAAATCCTGAAGCAGATGGATGTGAATTTGACCGTGATGGAGCAAGCGGTTGAACGTGGCCTAAATGGGGTAAAATCCCACTCGGGTCTCACTGGTGGAGATGCCGTGCTCCTTCAAAAATATATTCAGTCAGGAAAGTCATTATGTGGAGACACGATCCTTGATGCCGTCTCGAAGGCTGTTGCTACAAACGAAGTGAATGCGGCAATGGGGACGATTTGTGCAACCCCTACAGCAGGATCAGCTGGTGTGGTTCCTGGAACCTTATTTGCCGTAAGAGATAAACTGCAACCTACAAGAGAACAGATGATAGCCTTTTTATTTACATCGGGAGCATTTGGATTTGTTGTTGCCAACAATGCTTCGATCTCTGGGGCTGCTGGAGGCTGTCAAGCAGAGGTTGGGTCTGCAGCTGGAATGGCTGCGGCTGCTATTGTAGAAATGGCTGGTGGAACTCCTGCTCAATGTGCAGAAGCTATGGCGATCACATTAAAAAATATGTTAGGATTAGTGTGTGACCCCGTTGCGGGTTTAGTAGAAGTCCCTTGTGTAAAACGTAACGCAATGGGAGCTGCAAACGCAATGGTGGCAGCGGATATGGCATTAGCAGGAATCACTAGTCGAATTCCATGTGATGAAGTAATTGATGCGATGTATAAAATCGGTCAAACGATGCCTATCGCACTTAAAGAAACGGCGCAGGGAGGGTTGGCGGCAACTCCGACAGGTCGCAGACTGGAAGCGAAAATTTTCGGAATACCGCATGTTCATGGAGAACAACAACAGTAA